A region of the bacterium genome:
CACAAGCACTAGCCAATATTGGAGCCCCAGAAACATTTAATGCCTTAATAAAGGCTTTGCAATATGAGTGTGAAATAGAAAGAAAACGTGAGGATATGTATCCTCCCCCTAGGCATGACTATCCTCCTCCCGATGAATATGTGGAAAGAGAATTTGCTGAGGTATTAAAGAATTTTATCGAGGCATCAGAAAAAAAGGATGTTTATATATCCTCTTTGATAAAATATATGAATGATAAAAGCTTGAATAATATTTTTAGGTATCGTCTGAGCTTACTTCTAGCAGGTGAATGGAAAATAAAAGATTCTATTCCTGTTTTAATTGAAACCCTTAGAAATGCTCCATTTCCTCGAGGTGAATTACGAGCTGCATCTGCATATCTTCTTGGTGAATTAGGTGCTAAAGAGGCTATTCCTTATTTAAAAGAGGCATTAAAGGATAATTATCTGACATCGGGAAGGTTAGTCTCGGAAGATTTAGGAAAAGAAATGAAAAAACATATTTATGAAAGAACCCCTGATGGAAAAACAATATTCTCAGCTAGAATAATAAAAAAAGAAAGATGGAGGAACGCAGAAGGTAGAGTAGTATATAGGGAATATTCTTATAATGTAAGAAATGCGGCGGGATCAGCATTACAAAAACTAGGGGTAAAAGTAGAAAGGAAAGGGAATGAATATAGGGTAGTTGAGTAAAATTATGAAGATTAGAAATCTATCAAAATCAATCATTCTGGCATATATCGTTTTTGGA
Encoded here:
- a CDS encoding HEAT repeat domain-containing protein, which translates into the protein MFKQRLNKGIACLMVLGLLAGIGWGEPKRTLTEGIKGTQAREVQAIEIKRMIKELSEEEAPHIKARIIEDLGDLKAKEAVSEIIKALQDKEWTAKWKACDALGKIGDKKAVSALIERLEDKKESWSIRQKSAQALANIGAPETFNALIKALQYECEIERKREDMYPPPRHDYPPPDEYVEREFAEVLKNFIEASEKKDVYISSLIKYMNDKSLNNIFRYRLSLLLAGEWKIKDSIPVLIETLRNAPFPRGELRAASAYLLGELGAKEAIPYLKEALKDNYLTSGRLVSEDLGKEMKKHIYERTPDGKTIFSARIIKKERWRNAEGRVVYREYSYNVRNAAGSALQKLGVKVERKGNEYRVVE